One window from the genome of Streptomyces sp. NBC_01476 encodes:
- a CDS encoding sugar phosphate isomerase/epimerase family protein: MAERRDPLRCGETDANRPVRLPRAKVALSTASVYPESTATAFEIAARLGYDGVEVMVWTDPVSQDVDALRRLSDYHGIPILAVHAPCLLITQRVWSTDPWVKLQRAKKAADRLGASTVVVHPPFRWQRGYAKDFVRGIWRMADETDVRFAVENMYPWRYRDREMLAYAPDWDVSQDDYRHFTVDLSHTATSRAGAMAMVERMGDRLAHVHLADGAGSAKDEHLVPGRGTQPCAELLESLGRSGFDGHIVVEVNTRRAMSAAERETDLAEALAFSRLHLAAAAGVRR; this comes from the coding sequence GTGGCTGAACGACGGGACCCCTTGCGCTGCGGCGAAACGGACGCGAATCGTCCGGTCCGCCTGCCCCGCGCCAAGGTCGCCCTGTCGACCGCCTCCGTCTACCCGGAGTCCACCGCCACCGCCTTCGAGATCGCCGCCCGGCTCGGCTACGACGGCGTCGAGGTGATGGTCTGGACGGACCCGGTGAGCCAGGACGTGGACGCCCTGCGGCGCCTGTCGGACTACCACGGCATCCCGATCCTCGCCGTCCACGCGCCCTGCCTGCTGATCACCCAGCGGGTGTGGTCCACCGACCCCTGGGTCAAGCTCCAGCGCGCCAAGAAGGCCGCCGACCGGCTCGGCGCCTCCACCGTCGTGGTCCATCCGCCGTTCCGCTGGCAGCGCGGCTACGCCAAGGACTTCGTGCGCGGGATCTGGCGGATGGCCGACGAGACCGATGTGCGCTTCGCGGTCGAGAACATGTACCCGTGGCGCTACCGCGACCGGGAGATGCTCGCCTACGCCCCCGACTGGGACGTCAGCCAGGACGACTACCGGCACTTCACGGTGGACCTGTCGCACACCGCGACCTCGCGGGCCGGGGCGATGGCGATGGTGGAGCGGATGGGCGACCGGCTCGCCCACGTCCACCTCGCCGACGGCGCCGGGTCCGCGAAGGACGAGCACCTGGTCCCCGGGCGCGGCACACAGCCGTGCGCCGAACTGCTGGAGTCGCTGGGGAGGTCCGGTTTCGACGGCCACATCGTGGTCGAGGTCAACACCCGCCGGGCGATGTCCGCGGCCGAACGGGAGACCGACCTCGCGGAGGCGCTCGCCTTCTCCCGGCTGCACCTGGCAGCCGCCGCCGGGGTCCGCCGGTGA
- a CDS encoding TetR/AcrR family transcriptional regulator — protein MAVEKAEERRLRADAQLNEDRLLEAAARAFADEGADASLKAIAKEAGVGIGTLYRRFPTRERLIEATYRNETARLCAAAPELLATEPPVRALRTWMDLFIDYMATKHGMADALPAILAAEDGLRMRTRDLLTEAGRGLVSAGIEAGEIRPDADPSDVLMALAGITLIAGAPSQRPLAHRLTDLLLAGLRPPRT, from the coding sequence ATGGCAGTGGAGAAGGCGGAGGAGCGGCGGCTGCGCGCCGACGCGCAGCTCAACGAGGACCGGCTGCTCGAAGCGGCGGCCCGGGCCTTCGCCGACGAGGGCGCCGACGCCTCCCTCAAGGCCATCGCCAAGGAGGCCGGCGTCGGCATCGGCACGCTCTACCGCCGCTTCCCGACCCGCGAGCGCCTGATCGAGGCCACCTACCGCAACGAGACGGCCCGCCTCTGCGCGGCTGCCCCCGAACTCCTCGCCACCGAGCCCCCGGTCCGGGCACTGCGCACCTGGATGGACCTCTTCATCGACTACATGGCCACCAAGCACGGCATGGCCGACGCCCTGCCCGCGATCCTCGCCGCCGAGGACGGTCTGCGCATGCGGACCCGCGACCTGCTCACCGAGGCCGGCCGCGGCCTCGTCTCAGCGGGCATCGAAGCGGGCGAGATCCGCCCCGACGCCGACCCCTCCGACGTCCTGATGGCCCTCGCCGGCATTACCCTCATCGCCGGCGCCCCCTCCCAGCGCCCCCTGGCCCACCGCCTCACCGACCTCCTCCTCGCCGGCCTCCGCCCCCCACGCACCTGA
- the radA gene encoding DNA repair protein RadA — protein MATRKPAPKDRPSYRCAECGWTTVKWLGRCGECQAWGTIEAYGGAPAIRTTAPGRVTTAAQRIGEVDGRQATARSTGVPELDRVLGGGLVPGAVVLLAGEPGVGKSTLLLDVAAKASSAQSPTLYITGEESASQVRLRADRIGALADHLYLAAETDLSAVLGHLDDVKPALLVLDSVQTVASPEIDGAPGGVAQIREVAGALIRASKERGMSTLLVGHVTKDGSIAGPRLLEHLVDVVLSFEGDRHARLRLIRGIKNRYGATDEVGCFELHDEGIIGLADPSGLFLTRRDEPVPGTCLTVTLEGRRPLVAEVQALTVDTQIPSPRRTTSGLENSRVSMMLAVLEQRGRIKSIGKQDIYTATVGGVKLTEPAADLAVALALASAAIDTPLPQNLVAIGEVGLAGEVRRVTGVQRRLSEAHRLGFTHALVPPDPGKVPAGMKVIEVADIGDALRALPQRTRA, from the coding sequence ATGGCCACCCGCAAGCCCGCTCCGAAGGACCGTCCCTCCTACCGCTGCGCCGAATGCGGCTGGACCACCGTCAAGTGGCTCGGCCGGTGCGGCGAGTGCCAGGCGTGGGGGACGATCGAGGCATACGGCGGCGCGCCCGCGATCCGCACCACCGCGCCCGGCCGGGTCACCACCGCGGCCCAGCGGATCGGCGAGGTGGACGGCCGCCAGGCCACCGCCCGCTCGACCGGCGTCCCGGAGCTGGACCGGGTGCTCGGCGGCGGCCTGGTGCCCGGCGCGGTCGTCCTGCTGGCCGGCGAGCCCGGCGTCGGCAAGTCCACGCTGCTGCTCGACGTGGCGGCGAAGGCGTCCAGTGCCCAGTCCCCCACGCTCTACATCACCGGTGAGGAGTCGGCATCGCAGGTGCGGCTGCGCGCGGACCGGATCGGCGCGCTCGCCGACCACCTGTATCTCGCCGCCGAGACCGACCTGTCGGCGGTGCTCGGCCATCTCGACGACGTCAAGCCGGCGCTGCTGGTGCTGGACTCGGTGCAGACCGTCGCCTCCCCGGAGATCGACGGCGCGCCCGGCGGCGTGGCGCAGATCCGCGAGGTGGCCGGCGCGCTGATCCGGGCCTCGAAGGAGCGCGGCATGTCCACGCTGCTCGTCGGCCACGTCACCAAGGACGGCTCGATCGCGGGCCCGCGGCTGCTGGAGCACCTGGTGGACGTGGTGCTGAGCTTCGAGGGCGACCGGCACGCGCGGCTGCGGCTGATCCGCGGCATCAAGAACCGGTACGGGGCGACCGACGAGGTGGGCTGCTTCGAGCTGCACGACGAGGGGATCATCGGGCTGGCCGACCCCTCGGGGCTCTTCCTGACCCGGCGCGACGAGCCCGTGCCCGGCACCTGCCTGACCGTGACCCTGGAGGGCCGCAGGCCGCTGGTCGCCGAGGTGCAGGCGCTCACCGTGGACACGCAGATCCCCTCACCGCGGCGCACCACCTCCGGCCTGGAGAACTCCCGGGTCTCGATGATGCTGGCGGTGCTTGAGCAGCGCGGGCGGATCAAGTCCATCGGCAAGCAGGACATCTACACGGCCACCGTGGGCGGGGTGAAGCTCACCGAGCCTGCCGCGGATCTCGCGGTCGCCCTGGCGCTGGCCAGCGCGGCCATCGACACGCCGCTGCCGCAGAATCTGGTCGCGATCGGCGAGGTCGGCCTGGCCGGCGAGGTGCGCCGGGTCACCGGCGTCCAACGGCGCCTCTCCGAGGCCCACCGGCTCGGTTTCACCCACGCCCTGGTGCCCCCGGACCCGGGCAAGGTCCCGGCGGGCATGAAGGTGATCGAGGTCGCGGACATCGGCGACGCACTGCGGGCCCTGCCCCAGCGGACCCGGGCCTGA
- a CDS encoding DUF732 domain-containing protein: protein MNRHGIGRVLLLAAVIGTLATACGSPDHKSPAAKATSAATKPSRQAQQLYLKMTRALYPGIANRSDADLLALGDEACTGFRGGDDYDTVVAGLQEHALTEWDAMGVVTSVSTPDQGLCPEAHKAVMDNLMEHRKS, encoded by the coding sequence ATGAACAGGCACGGAATCGGGCGGGTACTTCTGCTCGCGGCGGTGATCGGGACGCTGGCGACAGCATGCGGCTCCCCGGACCACAAGTCCCCCGCCGCGAAGGCGACGAGCGCCGCCACCAAACCGTCCCGGCAGGCGCAGCAGCTCTACCTGAAGATGACGCGAGCCCTGTACCCCGGCATCGCGAACCGCTCCGACGCCGACCTGCTCGCCCTGGGCGATGAGGCGTGCACCGGATTCCGCGGCGGCGACGACTACGACACCGTGGTGGCCGGCCTGCAGGAGCACGCGCTCACCGAGTGGGACGCCATGGGCGTGGTCACCTCCGTCTCGACGCCGGACCAGGGTCTGTGCCCCGAGGCGCACAAGGCCGTCATGGACAACCTGATGGAGCACCGCAAGAGCTAG
- a CDS encoding TetR/AcrR family transcriptional regulator, with protein sequence MRSGTSAGAPRRRGRPSGTPTGATKDRILAAAREEFSARGYDRTSIRSIGRAAGVDPALVHHYYGTKEQVFAAAIEVSFAPAADIPEAVVGGVDGMGERVASFFLRIWENPATREPLLAVVRSAVTNETAASVLRGLVSRTVLAKVAGGLVAPDPEFRVQLAASHLVGVALLRYVVKVEPLASADPAQLVDLVSPTLQHYLTDPAVTPGSPRP encoded by the coding sequence GTGAGGTCCGGCACCTCCGCGGGCGCGCCGCGCCGCCGGGGACGGCCGTCCGGCACGCCGACCGGCGCGACCAAGGACCGTATCCTCGCCGCCGCCCGTGAGGAGTTCTCCGCGCGCGGCTACGACCGGACGTCGATCCGCTCCATCGGCCGGGCGGCCGGGGTGGACCCGGCCCTGGTCCACCACTACTACGGCACCAAGGAGCAGGTCTTCGCGGCGGCCATCGAGGTCTCCTTCGCACCGGCCGCCGACATCCCGGAGGCGGTCGTCGGCGGGGTGGACGGCATGGGGGAGCGGGTCGCCTCCTTCTTCCTGCGGATCTGGGAGAACCCGGCGACCCGGGAGCCGCTGCTGGCGGTCGTCCGCTCCGCGGTCACCAACGAAACCGCGGCGTCGGTGCTGCGCGGCCTGGTCAGCCGGACGGTCCTGGCGAAGGTGGCCGGCGGGCTGGTCGCCCCCGACCCCGAGTTCCGGGTCCAGCTGGCCGCCTCGCACCTCGTCGGCGTCGCCCTCCTGCGGTACGTGGTCAAGGTCGAACCCCTCGCCTCCGCCGACCCCGCCCAGCTCGTCGACCTCGTCTCCCCGACCCTCCAGCACTACCTCACCGATCCCGCGGTCACGCCGGGCTCGCCCCGCCCGTAG
- a CDS encoding GNAT family N-acetyltransferase produces MDIRAVRAGELALLQEIERAAGQWFRGIGMPEIADDEPFPLEVLDRYRLAGRAWVAADAADTPVAYLLADPIDGNLHVEQVSVHPDSARRGIGRGLLVHLADRASAAGVPALTLTTFAEVPWNAPYYARCGFRPLDVPGPGLRAVCAQEAAHGLDRWPRICMWRGVRCVGGGGRRGGGR; encoded by the coding sequence ATGGACATCAGAGCGGTCCGCGCCGGTGAACTCGCGCTTCTCCAGGAGATCGAGCGGGCCGCCGGCCAGTGGTTCCGCGGCATCGGGATGCCGGAGATCGCCGATGACGAGCCCTTTCCGCTGGAGGTCCTCGACCGCTACCGGCTGGCCGGGCGCGCGTGGGTCGCGGCCGACGCCGCCGACACGCCGGTGGCGTATCTGCTCGCCGATCCCATCGACGGCAATCTGCATGTCGAGCAGGTCTCCGTCCACCCGGACAGCGCCCGCCGCGGCATCGGACGCGGTCTCCTCGTCCACCTCGCGGATCGGGCGTCGGCCGCCGGGGTTCCCGCACTGACGCTCACCACCTTCGCCGAAGTGCCCTGGAACGCGCCCTACTACGCCCGGTGCGGTTTCCGTCCGCTCGACGTGCCCGGTCCTGGGCTCCGGGCGGTGTGCGCGCAGGAGGCGGCCCACGGGCTGGACCGCTGGCCCAGGATCTGCATGTGGCGAGGGGTCAGGTGCGTGGGGGGCGGAGGCCGGCGAGGAGGAGGTCGGTGA
- the disA gene encoding DNA integrity scanning diadenylate cyclase DisA, whose amino-acid sequence MAANDRAGGGARSGAGPSADGGLMRASLSAVAPGTALRDGLERIVRGNTGGLIVLGMDKTVESLCTGGFVLDVEFTATRLRELCKLDGALIIDKDITKILRAGVQLVPDPAIPTEETGTRHRTADRVSRQVNYPVVSVSQSMRLIALYVDGQRRVLEDSAAILSRANQALATLERYKLRLDEVAGTLSALEIEDLVTVRDVTAVAQRLEMVRRIATEIAEYVIELGTDGRLLSLQLDELIAGVEPERDLVARDYVPEPTAKRTRTVPEALVELDTLPQGDLIELTTVARALGYTGSPESLDSAVSPRGYRLLAKVPRLPNTVIERLVDHFGGLQKLLAASVDDLQAVDGVGEARARSVREGLSRLAESSILERYV is encoded by the coding sequence GTGGCAGCCAACGACCGGGCAGGGGGCGGCGCCAGGTCCGGCGCAGGCCCGTCCGCCGACGGCGGGCTGATGCGCGCCTCACTGAGCGCCGTCGCACCCGGCACCGCCCTGCGCGACGGCCTGGAGCGCATCGTCCGCGGCAACACGGGCGGCCTCATCGTGCTGGGCATGGACAAGACCGTCGAGTCCCTGTGCACCGGCGGTTTCGTCCTCGATGTCGAGTTCACCGCGACCCGCCTGCGCGAGCTGTGCAAGCTGGACGGCGCGCTCATCATCGACAAGGACATCACCAAGATCCTGCGGGCCGGCGTGCAGCTCGTGCCGGACCCGGCGATCCCCACCGAGGAGACCGGCACCCGGCACCGCACCGCCGACCGGGTCAGCCGCCAGGTCAACTACCCGGTGGTCTCGGTCAGCCAGTCGATGCGGCTGATCGCGCTCTACGTGGACGGCCAGCGCCGGGTCCTGGAGGACTCCGCGGCGATCCTGTCCCGGGCCAACCAGGCGCTGGCCACCCTGGAGCGGTACAAGCTGCGGCTCGACGAGGTGGCCGGCACGCTCTCCGCGCTGGAGATCGAGGACCTGGTGACGGTACGGGACGTCACCGCGGTCGCGCAGCGGCTGGAGATGGTGCGCCGGATCGCCACCGAGATCGCCGAGTACGTCATCGAGCTGGGCACCGACGGGCGGCTGCTGTCGCTCCAGCTGGACGAGCTGATCGCCGGGGTGGAGCCCGAACGGGACCTGGTGGCACGGGACTACGTGCCCGAGCCGACCGCCAAGCGCACCCGCACGGTGCCGGAGGCGCTGGTCGAACTGGACACCCTGCCGCAGGGCGATCTCATCGAACTCACCACGGTGGCAAGGGCCTTGGGTTACACCGGCTCCCCCGAGTCGCTGGACTCCGCGGTCTCGCCGCGTGGTTACCGGCTGCTGGCGAAGGTGCCGCGGCTGCCCAACACTGTCATCGAGCGGCTGGTGGACCACTTCGGCGGGCTGCAGAAGCTGCTGGCGGCGAGCGTGGACGATCTGCAGGCGGTGGACGGCGTCGGCGAGGCCCGCGCCCGCTCGGTCCGCGAGGGCCTCTCCCGCCTGGCGGAGTCCTCCATCCTTGAGCGCTACGTGTAG
- a CDS encoding SDR family NAD(P)-dependent oxidoreductase — protein MTGRLQDTVALVTGASSGIGEATARALAAEGAAVALVARRRDRLEKLAEALRADGATALVVEADITDQQQATDAVDRVVTGLGRLDTVVNNAGLMLIGPVADAPAGEWERMLDVNVQGLLHITRAALPHLRGAAQDSPRRVADLVNISSTAGRVARPGTAVYNLTKFGVNAFSEALRQELLPDRVRVSVVEPGTVDTELGSHVRDGLREAIHRQTAEMEMLRPEDIADAVAYIVTRERRVAVNEMLVRAGEQTW, from the coding sequence ATGACCGGACGACTGCAGGACACCGTGGCGCTGGTGACCGGCGCCAGCAGCGGCATCGGCGAGGCGACCGCCCGCGCCCTGGCCGCGGAAGGCGCGGCCGTCGCGCTGGTGGCGCGGCGCCGCGACCGGCTGGAGAAGCTGGCCGAGGCGCTGCGGGCCGACGGAGCCACCGCCCTGGTGGTCGAGGCGGACATCACCGACCAGCAGCAGGCGACCGACGCGGTGGACCGCGTGGTGACCGGGCTCGGCCGCCTCGACACAGTGGTCAACAACGCCGGGCTGATGCTCATCGGCCCGGTCGCGGACGCGCCGGCCGGCGAGTGGGAACGGATGCTCGACGTCAATGTGCAGGGGCTGCTGCACATCACCCGGGCCGCGCTGCCGCACCTGCGCGGCGCCGCACAGGACTCGCCCCGCCGGGTCGCGGACCTGGTCAACATCAGCTCCACCGCAGGCCGGGTGGCACGGCCCGGCACCGCCGTCTACAACCTGACGAAGTTCGGGGTGAACGCCTTCTCCGAGGCCCTGCGCCAGGAGCTGCTGCCCGACCGGGTACGGGTGAGCGTGGTCGAACCCGGCACGGTGGACACCGAGTTGGGCTCCCATGTACGCGACGGGCTGCGCGAGGCGATCCACCGGCAGACCGCGGAGATGGAGATGCTCCGGCCCGAGGACATCGCGGACGCGGTGGCGTACATCGTCACGAGGGAACGCCGGGTGGCGGTCAACGAGATGCTGGTCCGGGCCGGCGAGCAGACCTGGTGA
- a CDS encoding BACON domain-containing protein, producing the protein MSRQESPTQTTGAHRKHRAPAGRTRPERADRAERADRAERAEQERERAGRDAGPAGPGRKSDAGPGKARGHARVPRPYGTLPMQPPAHYEPYLDGLFTYCLSILCEHDAAAAALGEVLALAERQRAKLRDPALRRSWLYALSRWVCLRRLAQAPAVTPLASDAVAEQRRAQLAALAWPEAAGTTPEQREALELAVRHQLSAREVGHVLGMEEDAARALLARAACEVERTRTALAVMDTGRCAEVAQLAGDARVLLGPALRTELVRHVDDCAMCRRTAERVVASGPWPGGVSAADAAVSTAVLVLIEAPRSAAYAALLHAMDAGLGRARDATPRFDRRGFPLDLKDRASRRAQLRHRAVTGTVVAAVVAAPVLALWAAYQAAPLGEGHGSDRTSSERDGLDGVPYEKAGSSHPSQRAAPSGTPSGEPSAAGNPSSTTVAVSSPSAAPPSDGSGYLTVAARAGSGSTLVTLTAAGATPVRWQAATSAYWLELSTRGGTLQPGQSVTLVITVDRSLEPTGSWSARISFSPGHATVTLRGSSTRSAPPPVSSPPTPTPSDSPSTPDTPTSPPTSPPTTPPDSPTPTPSESSAPPESASPVPTAS; encoded by the coding sequence ATGAGCAGGCAGGAGAGCCCCACGCAGACCACCGGCGCGCACCGCAAGCACCGAGCGCCGGCCGGGCGGACGCGACCTGAGCGGGCCGATCGAGCCGAACGCGCCGATCGAGCCGAACGCGCCGAGCAGGAGCGCGAGCGGGCCGGGCGCGACGCCGGGCCGGCCGGGCCCGGCCGGAAGAGCGACGCCGGCCCCGGCAAGGCACGCGGACACGCCCGGGTCCCACGGCCGTACGGCACGCTGCCCATGCAGCCACCGGCCCACTACGAGCCGTATCTCGACGGCCTGTTCACGTACTGCCTGTCCATCCTCTGCGAGCACGACGCCGCCGCCGCGGCGCTCGGCGAGGTGCTGGCGCTCGCCGAGCGGCAGCGGGCCAAGCTGCGCGATCCGGCGCTGCGCCGGTCCTGGCTGTACGCGCTCTCCCGGTGGGTGTGCCTGCGGCGGCTCGCCCAGGCGCCGGCCGTCACCCCGCTCGCCTCGGACGCGGTGGCCGAGCAGCGCCGCGCCCAACTGGCCGCACTGGCCTGGCCGGAGGCGGCCGGCACCACACCCGAGCAGCGCGAAGCGCTCGAACTGGCGGTACGGCACCAGCTGTCGGCCCGCGAGGTCGGTCATGTGCTGGGCATGGAGGAGGACGCCGCCCGGGCGCTGCTGGCCCGGGCGGCCTGCGAGGTGGAGCGGACCCGCACCGCGCTGGCCGTGATGGACACCGGGCGGTGCGCCGAGGTGGCCCAGCTCGCCGGGGACGCACGGGTGCTGCTCGGCCCGGCGCTGCGCACCGAACTGGTGCGGCACGTGGACGACTGCGCGATGTGCCGGCGGACGGCAGAACGCGTGGTGGCCTCCGGTCCGTGGCCGGGAGGCGTGAGTGCCGCGGACGCCGCGGTCAGTACGGCCGTGCTGGTGCTGATCGAGGCGCCGCGGTCGGCGGCGTACGCGGCACTGCTGCACGCCATGGACGCCGGGCTCGGCCGGGCGCGGGACGCCACCCCGCGGTTCGACCGGCGCGGTTTCCCGCTGGACCTCAAGGACCGGGCGTCGCGGCGGGCCCAGTTGCGGCACCGGGCGGTGACCGGCACGGTGGTGGCGGCGGTCGTCGCCGCGCCCGTGCTGGCGCTGTGGGCCGCGTACCAGGCGGCGCCGCTGGGCGAGGGCCACGGGTCCGACCGCACCTCCAGCGAGCGGGACGGGCTGGACGGAGTGCCCTACGAGAAGGCGGGCAGTTCGCATCCTTCGCAGCGGGCGGCACCGTCCGGCACGCCCTCGGGGGAGCCGTCGGCCGCCGGGAACCCGTCCTCGACCACGGTGGCCGTCTCCTCGCCGTCGGCGGCGCCGCCGTCGGACGGGTCGGGGTATCTGACGGTCGCCGCCCGGGCCGGCAGCGGCAGCACACTGGTCACGCTGACCGCGGCCGGCGCCACGCCGGTGCGGTGGCAGGCCGCCACCTCGGCCTACTGGCTGGAACTCTCCACCAGGGGCGGCACCTTGCAGCCCGGGCAGTCGGTCACGCTGGTCATCACGGTGGACCGTTCGCTGGAACCCACGGGTTCCTGGTCGGCCCGGATCTCCTTCTCGCCCGGCCACGCCACGGTCACCCTGCGCGGGTCGTCCACCCGGTCGGCACCGCCGCCGGTCTCCTCCCCGCCGACCCCGACGCCGAGCGACAGCCCGTCCACGCCGGACACGCCCACCTCGCCGCCGACCTCACCGCCCACCACCCCGCCCGACAGCCCGACCCCGACCCCGTCGGAGTCGTCGGCCCCGCCGGAGAGCGCGTCCCCCGTGCCCACCGCGTCCTGA
- the ilvD gene encoding dihydroxy-acid dehydratase, translated as MPELRSRTVTHGRNMAGARALMRASGVASADIGKPIIAVANSFTEFVPGHTHLQPVGRIVSEAILAAGAVPREFNTIAVDDGIAMGHAGMLYSLPSRDLIADSVEYMVEAHCADALICISNCDKITPGMLMAALRLNIPTVFVSGGPMEAGRATLVDGTVRKLDLINAISDAVNESVSDEDILRIEENACPTCGSCSGMFTANSMNCLTEAIGLALPGNGSVLATHTARKALYQRAGATVVDLAKRYYEQDDDSVLPRNIATPAAFENAMALDISMGGSTNTILHLLAAAQEAEVAYGLTEMDEVSRRVPCLAKVAPNVAPGGTYYMEDVHRAGGIPAILGELYRGGLLNEDVHTVHSASIKDWLDTWDVRGGSPSEEAVELWHAAPGCVRSAEAFSQSERWDTLDTDAAGGCIRDVGHAYSADGGLAVLRGNLAVDGAVVKTAGVDESIWTFEGPAVVCESQEEAVDKILAKQVTPGDVVVIRYEGPRGGPGMQEMLYPTSFLKGRGLGKVCALVTDGRFSGGTSGLSIGHASPEAASGGTIALVEDGDRIRIDIPNRTMELLVSEEELAARREALNGVYAPRSRTRKVSAALRAYAAMATSADKGAVRDVSKLEI; from the coding sequence GTGCCCGAGCTGAGGTCACGTACGGTCACCCACGGCCGCAACATGGCAGGCGCCCGCGCGCTGATGCGCGCCTCCGGCGTCGCCAGTGCCGACATCGGCAAGCCGATCATCGCGGTCGCCAACAGCTTCACCGAGTTCGTACCCGGCCACACCCACCTCCAGCCGGTCGGCCGGATCGTCTCCGAGGCGATCCTCGCGGCGGGTGCGGTGCCCCGGGAGTTCAACACGATCGCGGTGGACGACGGCATCGCCATGGGCCACGCCGGCATGCTCTACTCCCTCCCCTCCCGGGACCTGATCGCCGACTCGGTCGAGTACATGGTCGAGGCGCACTGCGCCGACGCCCTGATCTGCATCTCCAACTGCGACAAGATCACCCCCGGCATGCTGATGGCCGCCCTGCGCCTCAACATCCCGACGGTCTTCGTCTCCGGCGGCCCGATGGAGGCCGGCCGGGCCACCCTCGTCGACGGCACCGTCCGCAAGCTGGACCTGATCAACGCGATCTCCGACGCGGTCAACGAGTCCGTCTCCGACGAGGACATCCTCCGTATCGAGGAGAACGCCTGCCCGACCTGCGGCTCGTGTTCCGGCATGTTCACCGCCAACTCGATGAACTGCCTCACCGAGGCGATCGGCCTGGCGCTGCCGGGCAACGGCTCCGTGCTCGCCACCCACACCGCCCGCAAGGCGCTGTACCAGCGGGCAGGCGCCACGGTCGTGGACTTGGCCAAGCGGTACTACGAGCAGGACGACGACTCCGTACTGCCCCGCAACATCGCCACCCCCGCGGCCTTCGAGAACGCGATGGCGCTGGACATCTCGATGGGCGGCTCGACCAACACGATCCTGCACCTGCTGGCCGCCGCCCAGGAGGCCGAGGTCGCGTACGGCCTCACCGAGATGGACGAGGTCTCCCGCCGGGTGCCCTGCCTCGCCAAGGTCGCGCCGAACGTCGCTCCCGGCGGCACGTACTACATGGAGGACGTGCACCGGGCCGGCGGCATCCCGGCCATCCTCGGCGAGCTCTACCGCGGCGGTCTGCTCAACGAGGACGTGCACACCGTGCACTCCGCCTCCATCAAGGACTGGCTCGACACCTGGGACGTGCGCGGCGGCTCGCCGTCGGAGGAAGCCGTGGAGCTGTGGCACGCCGCTCCCGGCTGCGTCCGCTCCGCCGAGGCGTTCTCGCAGTCCGAGCGGTGGGACACCCTGGACACCGACGCGGCCGGCGGCTGCATCCGTGACGTCGGCCACGCCTACTCCGCCGACGGCGGCCTCGCCGTGCTGCGCGGCAACCTCGCGGTGGACGGCGCGGTGGTGAAGACCGCGGGCGTTGACGAGTCGATCTGGACCTTCGAGGGCCCGGCCGTCGTCTGCGAGTCGCAGGAAGAGGCCGTGGACAAGATCCTGGCCAAGCAGGTCACGCCCGGCGATGTCGTGGTGATCCGCTACGAGGGCCCGCGCGGCGGCCCCGGCATGCAGGAGATGCTCTACCCGACGTCCTTCCTCAAGGGCCGGGGCCTGGGCAAGGTCTGCGCGCTGGTCACCGACGGGCGCTTCTCCGGCGGCACCTCGGGCCTGTCCATCGGCCACGCCTCTCCCGAGGCGGCCTCGGGCGGCACCATCGCCCTGGTCGAGGACGGCGACCGGATCCGGATCGACATCCCCAACCGCACGATGGAACTCCTCGTGTCCGAGGAGGAGTTGGCGGCCCGGCGGGAGGCGCTGAACGGCGTCTACGCCCCCAGGTCCCGCACCCGCAAGGTCTCCGCGGCGCTGCGGGCCTATGCCGCGATGGCCACCAGCGCCGACAAGGGCGCGGTCCGCGATGTCAGCAAGCTGGAGATCTGA